One part of the Solanum dulcamara chromosome 8, daSolDulc1.2, whole genome shotgun sequence genome encodes these proteins:
- the LOC129901232 gene encoding WUSCHEL-related homeobox 3-like, which translates to MARARWKPTPQQLMILQDMYRKGLTNPNSCQVQMITCHLSMYGKIQWKNVFYWFQNHKARDRQKMRKQQQKQNPPPSPSSSSYASAPVNCQLYPNSPTIFLHQVEGTDASPHQMMKCLWKNGMMRTNGRDWMLMTDHEGSSNNMVHCNNSRPLKTLQLFPVTTTGFKD; encoded by the exons ATGGCTCGAGCTAGGTGGAAACCAACTCCACAACAACTAATGATCTTACAGGATATGTACAGAAAAGGTTTGACAAATCCAAATTCATGTCAAGTACAAATGATTACTTGCCATCTTTCTATGTATGGAAAGATTCAATGGAAGAATGTGTTCTATTGGTTCCAAAACCACAAAGCTAGAGACAggcaaaaaatgagaaaacagCAGCAAAAGCAAAACCCTCcaccttctccttcttcttcttcttatgcTTCTGCGCCTGTGAATTGTCAACTATACCCTAACTCTCCAACTATTTTTCTTCATCAG GTTGAAGGAACAGATGCATCACCTCATCAAATGATGAAGTGCCTCTGGAAGAATGGCATGATGAGAACCAACGGTAGGGATTGGATGTTGATGACAGATCACGAAGGTTCTTCTAATAATATGGTCCATTGCAACAATAGCAGACCTCTAAAAACATTACAACTTTTCCCTGTCACAACAACTGGCTTCAAGGATTAG
- the LOC129900278 gene encoding putative respiratory burst oxidase homolog protein H, protein MVPIDNGDLSRDNSVKWILENAEIDSTSDVQDNRHGANGLQEPANQRSFKRNFSISRRRNGVVPRMGRMESGATRGLKSLRFLDRSTTGKEGDAWRSVEKRFNQNAVNGRIFREKFGTCIGMGESKEFAGELFDTLARRRKISTENGITIDEVRGFWEDISTQSLDARLHIFFDMCDKNGDGKLSEEEVKEVLVMSASANKLSKFKQHAPTYAALIMEELDPDHLGYIEMWQLEALLRGMVGSEEGEKTLKRSQTLAKTMIPKEYRTPVSKFLYKTSEKIQENWKRIWVLILWFCINMILFTWKFQQFKRKSAFQIMGYCVCIAKGAGETLKFNMALVLFPVCRRTLTKLRETFLGSIFPFDDNINFHKIIALGIAIATFIHALFHTSCNFVKLTSCPQSKFMTFLGSNFDYHQPSYLDLVASIPGVTGILMTLFMLFSFTLATHSFRRNVIKLPWPFRHLAGFNAFWYAHHLLVLVYILLILHGYFIYLTKEWYKKTTWMYLAVPVLAYATERILIVYEHSYNVNIIKAVTYTGNVLALYMSKPPGFKYKSGMYLFVKCPDISTFEWHPFSITSAPDDNYLSVHIRTLGDWTTELKTRFEKACEPQVAQSRKGSLVRMETKAYSDVEQAQSEFPKIMIKGPYGAPAQNYKKYDILLLIGLGIGATPFISILKDLLNNESQSNQQFGESSSNKRGPHRAYFYWVTREQGSFDWFKGVMDDIAEYDHNEMMEMHNYLTSVYEEGDARSALIAMVQSLQHAKNGVDVVSDSRIRTHFARPNWKKVFSRLAAAHPSSRIGVFYCGSPTLTKPLRRLCQEFSLNSSTRFNFHKENF, encoded by the exons ATGGTGCCCATTGACAATGGGGATTTATCTCGAGACAATTCAGTGAAATGGATTCTTGAAAATGCTGAAATAGATAGTACGAGCGATGTCCAGGATAATAGGCATGGTGCAAACGGTTTACAAGAACCTGCAAATCAAAgatctttcaagagaaatttcAGCATTTCAAGACGAAGAAATGGCGTTGTACCAAGAATGGGGAGGATGGAATCAGGAGCTACTAGAGGGCTCAAGAGCTTGCGGTTTCTTGATAGATCAACTACAG GGAAGGAGGGAGATGCCTGGCGAAGTGTGGAGAAACGATTCAATCAAAATGCAGTTAACGGGAGGATCTTCAGAGAGAAATTTGGGACTTGTATTG GAATGGGAGAAAGCAAGGAATTTGCTGGAGAATTATTCGACACTTTAGCGAGGCGTAGGAAGATCAGCACAGAAAATGGTATAACAATAGATGAAGTGAGAGGATTTTGGGAAGATATATCAACTCAATCTCTTGATGCAAGGCTTCATATTTTCTTTGACAT GTGTGACAAGAATGGTGATGGGAAACTATCAGAGGAAGAGGTTAAAGAG GTTCTAGTGATGAGTGCCTCGGCAAACAAACTGTCGAAATTCAAGCAACATGCACCTACATACGCAGCTTTAATCATGGAAGAGCTCGACCCTGATCATTTGGGATATATTGAG ATGTGGCAACTTGAAGCTCTACTAAGAGGGATGGTGGGTTCAGAAGAAGGGGAAAAAACCCTGAAGAGATCACAAACACTAGCGAAAACCATGATCCCGAAAGAATACAGGACTCCAGTCAGCAAATTCTTGTACAAAACATCagaaaaaatacaagaaaactgGAAAAGAATATGGGTACTAATATTGTGGTTCTGCATCAACATGATACTCTTCACTTGGAAGTTCCaacaatttaaaagaaaatcagCATTTCAGATCATGGGTTATTGCGTTTGCATCGCTAAAGGTGCAGGGGAGACTCTTAAGTTCAACATGGCTCTGGTTCTTTTTCCTGTATGCAGAAGAACTCTTACTAAGCTTAGAGAAACTTTCCTTGGTTCAATATTTCCCTTTGATGATAACATCAATTTCCACAAGATAATTGCATTGGGAATTGCTATCGCCACGTTTATTCATGCACTTTTCCATACCAGCTGCAATTTTGTGAAACTAACATCATGTCCACAGAGTAAATTTATGACATTTCTTGGAAGCAACTTCGACTACCACCAACCGAGTTACTTGGACCTGGTGGCGTCTATTCCAGGCGTAACAGGCATTCTGATGACACTTTTCATGCTTTTCTCCTTCACATTGGCTACACATTCGTTCAGAAGGAATGTCATCAAATTGCCATGGCCATTCCGTCATTTAGCAGGATTTAACGCGTTTTGGTATGCACATCATCTTCTGGTCCTCGTCTACATCCTCTTGATCCTCCACGGCTACTTCATATACCTTACAAAAGAATGGTACAAAAAAACG ACATGGATGTATCTTGCAGTTCCAGTACTTGCGTATGCTACGGAAAGAATTCTCATCGTCTACGAGCACAGCTACAATGTCAATATCATAAAG GCTGTCACATATACAGGGAATGTACTAGCATTATACATGAGTAAACCTCCAGGATTCAAGTATAAGAGTGGAATGTACCTTTTTGTGAAATGTCCAGATATATCAACCTTTGAATG GCATCCATTCTCAATCACTTCAGCACCAGACGACAACTATTTAAGTGTCCATATACGTACATTGGGAGACTGGACTACAGAGCTTAAAACCAGATTTGAAAAG GCCTGTGAGCCTCAAGTAGCGCAATCAAGGAAGGGAAGTCTTGTTAGAATGGAAACTAAAGCATATTCAGATGTTGAACAGGCTCAATCCGA ATTTCCGAAGATCATGATCAAAGGACCTTATGGTGCACCAGCTCAGAACTACAAGAAATATGATATCCTTCTACTAATTGGCTTGGGAATAGGAGCAACCCCATTTATCAGCATTTTAAAGGACCTTCTTAACAATGAATCTCAATCT AATCAGCAATTTGGTGAATCATCAAGTAATAAGAGAGGTCCTCACAGAGCATATTTCTATTGGGTAACAAGAGAACAAGGATCATTTGACTGGTTCAAGGGTGTTATGGATGATATTGCTGAATATGACCATAAT GAAATGATGGAAATGCACAACTATTTGACTAGTGTTTATGAAGAAGGTGATGCTAGATCTGCACTTATTGCAATGGTGCAATCACTACAACATGCTAAAAATGGAGTTGATGTGGTCTCCGACAGTCGG ATAAGAACACATTTTGCAAGACCAAATTGGAAAAAGGTATTCTCTCGGTTGGCTGCAGCTCATCCATCTTCTCGAATTG GGGTGTTTTACTGCGGAAGTCCCACTCTTACAAAACCACTACGAAGGCTGTGTCAAGAATTTAGTTTAAATTCATCCACTCGTTTCAATTTCCACAAAGAAAATTTCTAG
- the LOC129899472 gene encoding kinesin-like protein KIN-5D isoform X1 produces MEPSQRRGHVSRSPSQTPRSSEKAVRDLRLAEGNMSGKHDKDKGVNVQVIVRCRPLSEDEMRLNTPSVISCNEGRREISAMQNIANKQIDKTFVFDKVYGPTSKQKDLYDSAICPIVFEVLEGYNCTVFAYGQTGTGKTYTMEGGGRKKNGEFPSDAGVIPRAIKQIFDILEAQSAEYSVKVTFLELYNEEISDLLAPEECTKFTDDKSKKPLALMEDGKGGVFVRGLEEELVSSANEIYNILGKGSAKRRTAETLLNKQSSRSHSIFSITIHIKEYTPEGEEMIKCGKLNLVDLAGSENISRSGAREGRAREAGEINKSLLTLGRVINALVEHSGHIPYRESKITRLLRDSLGGKTKTCIIATISPSIHSMEETLSTLDYAHRAKNIKNKPEINQKMMKSALMKDLYSEIERLKQEVYAAREKNGIYIPRDRYLQEEAEKKAMSEKIERMELDSESKDKQHMELQELYNSQQLLTTELSGKLDKTEKRLQETQHTLADLEEKHRLAITTIREKEFLITNLLKSEKSLVEQAFELRAELEHAASDVSNLFAKIERKDKIEHGNKVLIQKFQSQLTQQLEVMHKSVASSATQQEQQLKHMEEDMQSFVSTKIEAMEELRGLLDNLKIMFGCGIKALDGLAGELDGNAHSTFDHLNTEVSNHSSSLRELFEEIAFEANTLVNDLQKSLLSQEEKLIAFAAQQREAHCRTITTSRSFSQITGNFFKTLDMHVSQLGDIVEDAQTVSDQKFSELEKKFEECAANEERQILQKVAELLEGSNARKKKLVQTAINDLRESAYNRTSRLKQEMSTMQDSTTSVKDEWTNYMEKAECHYLEDTSSVEKGKKQMEEVLQNCLQNAKLGAEQWTNAQRSLISLEERNVAFMDKIVSEGMNANEALRAQFSSGVSSTLEDTNVASKNLLCSIDHSLQLDRDACGNLDSMIVPSCGELRELKSGHYHKVVEITDHAEQCLSQEYMVDEPSCSTPKKRAFSIPSAGSIEELKTPPFEELLKSLCDGKSLKQANGDVKHIAEDAHSLRDSRLPLTTIN; encoded by the exons ATGGAGCCATCACAGAGAAGAGGCCATGTTTCGCGGTCACCATCACAGACACCACGGTCAAGTGAAAAGGCGGTTAGAGATCTGCGATTGGCGGAAGGGAATATGAGTGGAAAGCATGACAAAGATAAAGGCGTCAATGTGCAGGTTATTGTGCGTTGCAG GCCATTGAGTGAGGATGAGATGAGATTGAATACACCATCAGTGATTTCCTGCAATGAGGGAAGAAGGGAAATTTCTGCTATGCAGAACATAGCTAATAAACAGATTGACAAAACATTTGTCTTTGATAAG GTCTATGGTCCTACGTCCAAACAAAAGGACTTGTATGATTCTGCAATCTGTCCTATTGTATTTGAAGTTCTAGAGGGCTATAACTGCACCGTTTTCGCTTATGGGCAGACAGGAACAGGGAAAACTTATACAATGGAGGGAGGGGGAAGAAAGAAG AATGGGGAATTTCCAAGTGATGCAGGTGTTATCCCACGAGCTATTAAGCAAATCTTTGACATATTGGAAGCTCAAAGTGCTGAATATAGCGTGAAAGTAACATTTTTGGAGCTGTATAACGAGGAAATATCCGATCTTTTAGCTCCTGAGGAATGTACAAAGTTTACAGATGACAAATCCAAGAAACCATTAGCTCTGATGGAAGATGGGAAGGGTGGAGTTTTTGTTAGAGGCCTGGAAGAGGAGTTAGTAAGCTCTGCAAATGAAATTTACAATATCTTGGGGAAAGGTTCCGCTAAAAGGCGTACAGCTGAAACTCTTCTTAACAAACAGAGCAGTCGTTCTCATTCTATATTCTCTATCACAATTCACATCAAGGAATATACTCCAGAGGGGGAAGAGATGATCAAATGTGGTAAACTGAATCTTGTAGACCTTGCGGGTTCTGAAAACATTTCACGTTCTGGTGCAAGAGAG GGCAGAGCAAGGGAAGCTGGGGAAATCAACAAGAGTTTGCTTACACTCGGTCGTGTTATAAATGCTTTAGTTGAGCACTCTGGTCATATCCCATATAG GGAGAGCAAAATAACAAGGTTGTTGAGGGATTCATTGGGAGGGAAaacaaaaacatgcataattgCGACAATATCACCCTCCATTCACTCTATGGAAGAGACACTCAGCACTTTAGATTATGCTCATCGTgccaaaaacataaaaaataagcCAGAG ATTAACCAGAAGATGATGAAATCTGCATTGATGAAGGACTTGTATTCTGAAATTGAAAGGCTGAAGCAAG AGGTGTACGCTGCAAGAGAGAAGAATGGTATCTACATACCAAGAGATAGATATCTCCAAGAGGAAGCAGAGAAAAAG GCAATGTCTGAAAAGATAGAACGGATGGAACTTGACTCAGAATCAAAAGACAAG CAACATATGGAGCTTCAGGAACTGTACAATTCTCAGCAGTTGTTGACCACTGAATTGAGTGGCAAACTTGACAAGACAGAG AAAAGGCTTCAGGAAACTCAGCATACTTTGGCTGATCTTGAAGAGAAACATAGGCTGGCAATTACAACAATTAGAGAAAAGGAATTTCTGATAACGAACCTTCTAAAGTCTG AAAAATCACTGGTTGAGCAGGCCTTTGAACTTCGAGCTGAGCTGGAACATGCTGCATCAGATGTCTCTAACTTGTTTGCAAAGATTG AGCGCAAGGACAAAATAGAACACGGAAACAAAGTTCTCATCCAAAAGTTCCAATCGCAATTAACTCAACAACTTGAAGTTATGCATAAGAGTGTTGCTTCCTCAGCCACACAACAAGAGCAACAACTCAAACACATGGAGGAAGACATGCAGTCCTTTGTGTCTACCAAGATTGAG GCTATGGAGGAGCTTCGAGGCCTTCTAGacaatttgaaaatcatgtttgGTTGTGGCATCAAAGCTTTAGATGGTTTGGCCGGGGAGCTCGATggcaatgctcactcaacttTCGACCATTTAAACACTGAAGTTTCTAATCATTCATCTTCTCTCCGAGAG CTTTTTGAGGAAATCGCCTTTGAGGCCAATACCTTGGTTAATGATCTTCAAAAGAGTCTTCTCAGCCAGGAAGAGAAACTAATTGCATTTGCAGCACAACAACGTGAG GCTCACTGCAGGACAATCACAACATCAAggtcattttctcaaattactGGCAACTTCTTTAAGACTTTGGATATGCATGTCTCCCAACTGGGCGATATAGTTGAAGATGCACAGACCGTCAGTGACCAGAAGTTTTCTGAACTTGAAAAGAAGTTTGAG GAATGTGCTGCCAATGAGGAGAGGCAAATCTTGCAGAAAGTGGCAGAACTTCTTGAAGGATCAAATGCTAGGAAGAAAAAATTG GTTCAAACTGCAATCAATGACCTCCGAGAAAGTGCTTACAACCGAACCAGCAGACTAAAACAAGAGATGTCAACCATGCAAGATTCAACTACTTCAGTCAAAGACGAATGGACCAATTATATGGAAAAGGCTGAATGCCATTATCTTGAGGATACTTCTTCTGTGGAAAAGGGGAAGAAACAGATGGAGGAGGTGCTACAGAATTG TCTGCAAAATGCAAAACTGGGCGCTGAACAATGGACGAATGCTCAACGCTCTTTGATCAGTCTAGAGGAAAGAAATGTTGCGTTTATGGATAAAATTGTTAG TGAAGGAATGAATGCCAATGAAGCACTGCGTGCACAGTTTTCGTCTGGCGTGTCATCTACTCTTGAAGACACTAATGTTGCCAGCAAAAACCTTCTCTGTTCCATTGATC ATTCTTTACAACTTGACCGTGATGCTTGTGGGAACCTTGATTCCATGATTGTTCCTTCTTGTGGAGAGCTGAGAGAATTGAAGAGTGGACACTACCACAAGGTTGTTGAGATTACAGATCATGCTGAACAATGTCTTTCACAAGAGTACATG GTCGACGAACCATCTTGCTCTACACCGAAAAAGAGAGCTTTCAGTATACCAAGTGCTGGTTCCATTGAAGAGCTCAAAACTCCTCCTTTCGAGGAGTTGTTGAAATCACTTTGCGATGGAAAATCACTGAAGCAAGCAAATGGAGATGTAAAACATATTGCAGAGGACGCTCATTCATTGAGAGATTCAAGACTTCCTCTCACTACTATTAATTAG
- the LOC129899472 gene encoding kinesin-like protein KIN-5D isoform X2, with protein sequence MEPSQRRGHVSRSPSQTPRSSEKAVRDLRLAEGNMSGKHDKDKGVNVQVIVRCRPLSEDEMRLNTPSVISCNEGRREISAMQNIANKQIDKTFVFDKVYGPTSKQKDLYDSAICPIVFEVLEGYNCTVFAYGQTGTGKTYTMEGGGRKKNGEFPSDAGVIPRAIKQIFDILEAQSAEYSVKVTFLELYNEEISDLLAPEECTKFTDDKSKKPLALMEDGKGGVFVRGLEEELVSSANEIYNILGKGSAKRRTAETLLNKQSSRSHSIFSITIHIKEYTPEGEEMIKCGKLNLVDLAGSENISRSGAREGRAREAGEINKSLLTLGRVINALVEHSGHIPYRESKITRLLRDSLGGKTKTCIIATISPSIHSMEETLSTLDYAHRAKNIKNKPEINQKMMKSALMKDLYSEIERLKQEVYAAREKNGIYIPRDRYLQEEAEKKAMSEKIERMELDSESKDKQHMELQELYNSQQLLTTELSGKLDKTEKRLQETQHTLADLEEKHRLAITTIREKEFLITNLLKSEKSLVEQAFELRAELEHAASDVSNLFAKIERKDKIEHGNKVLIQKFQSQLTQQLEVMHKSVASSATQQEQQLKHMEEDMQSFVSTKIEAMEELRGLLDNLKIMFGCGIKALDGLAGELDGNAHSTFDHLNTEVSNHSSSLRELFEEIAFEANTLVNDLQKSLLSQEEKLIAFAAQQREAHCRTITTSRSFSQITGNFFKTLDMHVSQLGDIVEDAQTVSDQKFSELEKKFEECAANEERQILQKVAELLEGSNARKKKLVQTAINDLRESAYNRTSRLKQEMSTMQDSTTSVKDEWTNYMEKAECHYLEDTSSVEKGKKQMEEVLQNCLQNAKLGAEQWTNAQRSLISLEERNVAFMDKIVRFFTT encoded by the exons ATGGAGCCATCACAGAGAAGAGGCCATGTTTCGCGGTCACCATCACAGACACCACGGTCAAGTGAAAAGGCGGTTAGAGATCTGCGATTGGCGGAAGGGAATATGAGTGGAAAGCATGACAAAGATAAAGGCGTCAATGTGCAGGTTATTGTGCGTTGCAG GCCATTGAGTGAGGATGAGATGAGATTGAATACACCATCAGTGATTTCCTGCAATGAGGGAAGAAGGGAAATTTCTGCTATGCAGAACATAGCTAATAAACAGATTGACAAAACATTTGTCTTTGATAAG GTCTATGGTCCTACGTCCAAACAAAAGGACTTGTATGATTCTGCAATCTGTCCTATTGTATTTGAAGTTCTAGAGGGCTATAACTGCACCGTTTTCGCTTATGGGCAGACAGGAACAGGGAAAACTTATACAATGGAGGGAGGGGGAAGAAAGAAG AATGGGGAATTTCCAAGTGATGCAGGTGTTATCCCACGAGCTATTAAGCAAATCTTTGACATATTGGAAGCTCAAAGTGCTGAATATAGCGTGAAAGTAACATTTTTGGAGCTGTATAACGAGGAAATATCCGATCTTTTAGCTCCTGAGGAATGTACAAAGTTTACAGATGACAAATCCAAGAAACCATTAGCTCTGATGGAAGATGGGAAGGGTGGAGTTTTTGTTAGAGGCCTGGAAGAGGAGTTAGTAAGCTCTGCAAATGAAATTTACAATATCTTGGGGAAAGGTTCCGCTAAAAGGCGTACAGCTGAAACTCTTCTTAACAAACAGAGCAGTCGTTCTCATTCTATATTCTCTATCACAATTCACATCAAGGAATATACTCCAGAGGGGGAAGAGATGATCAAATGTGGTAAACTGAATCTTGTAGACCTTGCGGGTTCTGAAAACATTTCACGTTCTGGTGCAAGAGAG GGCAGAGCAAGGGAAGCTGGGGAAATCAACAAGAGTTTGCTTACACTCGGTCGTGTTATAAATGCTTTAGTTGAGCACTCTGGTCATATCCCATATAG GGAGAGCAAAATAACAAGGTTGTTGAGGGATTCATTGGGAGGGAAaacaaaaacatgcataattgCGACAATATCACCCTCCATTCACTCTATGGAAGAGACACTCAGCACTTTAGATTATGCTCATCGTgccaaaaacataaaaaataagcCAGAG ATTAACCAGAAGATGATGAAATCTGCATTGATGAAGGACTTGTATTCTGAAATTGAAAGGCTGAAGCAAG AGGTGTACGCTGCAAGAGAGAAGAATGGTATCTACATACCAAGAGATAGATATCTCCAAGAGGAAGCAGAGAAAAAG GCAATGTCTGAAAAGATAGAACGGATGGAACTTGACTCAGAATCAAAAGACAAG CAACATATGGAGCTTCAGGAACTGTACAATTCTCAGCAGTTGTTGACCACTGAATTGAGTGGCAAACTTGACAAGACAGAG AAAAGGCTTCAGGAAACTCAGCATACTTTGGCTGATCTTGAAGAGAAACATAGGCTGGCAATTACAACAATTAGAGAAAAGGAATTTCTGATAACGAACCTTCTAAAGTCTG AAAAATCACTGGTTGAGCAGGCCTTTGAACTTCGAGCTGAGCTGGAACATGCTGCATCAGATGTCTCTAACTTGTTTGCAAAGATTG AGCGCAAGGACAAAATAGAACACGGAAACAAAGTTCTCATCCAAAAGTTCCAATCGCAATTAACTCAACAACTTGAAGTTATGCATAAGAGTGTTGCTTCCTCAGCCACACAACAAGAGCAACAACTCAAACACATGGAGGAAGACATGCAGTCCTTTGTGTCTACCAAGATTGAG GCTATGGAGGAGCTTCGAGGCCTTCTAGacaatttgaaaatcatgtttgGTTGTGGCATCAAAGCTTTAGATGGTTTGGCCGGGGAGCTCGATggcaatgctcactcaacttTCGACCATTTAAACACTGAAGTTTCTAATCATTCATCTTCTCTCCGAGAG CTTTTTGAGGAAATCGCCTTTGAGGCCAATACCTTGGTTAATGATCTTCAAAAGAGTCTTCTCAGCCAGGAAGAGAAACTAATTGCATTTGCAGCACAACAACGTGAG GCTCACTGCAGGACAATCACAACATCAAggtcattttctcaaattactGGCAACTTCTTTAAGACTTTGGATATGCATGTCTCCCAACTGGGCGATATAGTTGAAGATGCACAGACCGTCAGTGACCAGAAGTTTTCTGAACTTGAAAAGAAGTTTGAG GAATGTGCTGCCAATGAGGAGAGGCAAATCTTGCAGAAAGTGGCAGAACTTCTTGAAGGATCAAATGCTAGGAAGAAAAAATTG GTTCAAACTGCAATCAATGACCTCCGAGAAAGTGCTTACAACCGAACCAGCAGACTAAAACAAGAGATGTCAACCATGCAAGATTCAACTACTTCAGTCAAAGACGAATGGACCAATTATATGGAAAAGGCTGAATGCCATTATCTTGAGGATACTTCTTCTGTGGAAAAGGGGAAGAAACAGATGGAGGAGGTGCTACAGAATTG TCTGCAAAATGCAAAACTGGGCGCTGAACAATGGACGAATGCTCAACGCTCTTTGATCAGTCTAGAGGAAAGAAATGTTGCGTTTATGGATAAAATTGTTAG ATTCTTTACAACTTGA